The following are encoded together in the Pseudodesulfovibrio indicus genome:
- a CDS encoding dimethyl sulfoxide reductase anchor subunit family protein — MQSMEFPLVLFTVLSQAAIGLTLMRAVRTTSGGEEAAGRTEWLLIAGLMVAGLLGSLFHLGHPLSAPMALTHLGTAWLSREVLFAGLFMGVAALAVVAGNVAGKPALAWLGTALGLGVILSAGMTYAPPALPALNNALPAAFFLTSAVLLGAGFGSWFADEGLRPLMVRIFTGAVVVGLVLYLVAPCVWLSGGEVMRMTGQAWLASGFYWAHLGVLAVALAVAWKTRDIPAWLPVLVLIGELVGRAGFFADTVHTAANMGGLY; from the coding sequence ATGCAGTCCATGGAATTCCCGCTCGTCCTTTTCACCGTCCTGTCCCAGGCCGCCATCGGCCTGACCCTGATGCGCGCGGTGCGCACCACCTCCGGCGGCGAGGAAGCCGCCGGGCGCACGGAGTGGCTGCTCATCGCCGGGCTGATGGTCGCGGGGCTGCTCGGCTCCCTGTTCCATCTCGGCCATCCCCTGAGCGCGCCCATGGCCCTGACCCATCTCGGCACGGCGTGGCTCAGCCGCGAGGTCCTGTTCGCCGGGCTGTTCATGGGCGTGGCCGCCCTGGCCGTGGTGGCCGGGAACGTGGCCGGAAAACCGGCCCTGGCCTGGCTCGGCACGGCCCTGGGGCTGGGCGTGATCCTGTCCGCGGGCATGACCTACGCGCCCCCGGCCCTGCCCGCCCTGAACAACGCCCTGCCCGCCGCCTTCTTCCTGACCTCCGCCGTCCTCCTCGGCGCCGGGTTCGGCAGCTGGTTCGCGGACGAGGGGCTCAGGCCGCTCATGGTCCGCATCTTCACCGGTGCGGTGGTCGTGGGGCTGGTCCTCTACCTGGTGGCCCCCTGCGTCTGGCTGTCCGGCGGCGAGGTCATGCGCATGACCGGCCAGGCGTGGCTCGCGTCCGGCTTCTACTGGGCGCACCTCGGCGTGCTGGCGGTCGCGCTGGCCGTGGCCTGGAAGACCAGGGACATCCCGGCCTGGCTGCCGGTCCTGGTCCTCATCGGAGAATTGGTCGGCCGCGCCGGGTTCTTCGCCGACACGGTGCACACCGCAGCCAACATGGGCGGGCTGTACTAG
- a CDS encoding 4Fe-4S dicluster domain-containing protein, whose amino-acid sequence MKKQYAFLVDSERCIGCFTCAMACRNYYHQEEGVVWRQVYPLSEEIYPHRERAFLSLACNHCEDPACLNVCPVNAYTKREEDGVVVHHQEKCIGCGNCIRSCPYGAPKYNPVEKRAEKCSFCHERLDAGLKPACVQSCPTKALQLVDLAEMQQTNQVQYPAGYPKMEKLNPSTRFILPKTPKMVRR is encoded by the coding sequence ATGAAAAAGCAATACGCGTTTCTGGTCGATTCCGAGCGGTGCATCGGGTGCTTCACCTGCGCCATGGCCTGCCGGAACTACTACCATCAGGAAGAGGGCGTGGTCTGGCGGCAGGTTTATCCCCTGTCCGAGGAGATCTACCCCCACCGCGAGCGCGCCTTCCTCTCGCTGGCGTGCAACCACTGCGAAGACCCGGCCTGCCTCAACGTCTGCCCGGTCAACGCCTACACCAAGCGCGAGGAGGACGGCGTGGTCGTCCACCACCAGGAGAAGTGCATCGGCTGCGGCAACTGCATCCGGTCCTGTCCCTACGGCGCGCCCAAGTACAACCCGGTGGAGAAGCGGGCCGAGAAGTGCAGCTTCTGCCACGAACGGCTGGACGCCGGGCTGAAGCCCGCCTGCGTGCAGTCCTGTCCGACCAAGGCCCTGCAACTGGTCGACCTGGCCGAGATGCAGCAGACCAACCAGGTCCAATATCCGGCGGGATACCCGAAGATGGAGAAGCTCAATCCGTCCACCCGCTTCATCCTGCCCAAAACGCCGAAGATGGTGAGGAGGTAG
- a CDS encoding molybdopterin-dependent oxidoreductase codes for MASKKLLSRRRFLQGVTAATAASMLPCRLLVPGTAQAAGFDQNEFQVFRNACPRNCYDTCSIKTYVKDGVIQFIEGAPESTYTDGGLCVKGYSYTRRPYSPDRIKYPMVQDGRRTGKWRRVSWDEAMDRIAGKIMELKERDGSLLGLGMTKYSGNFGITNYGVEGLMSSLGYTTRFVGTPCWPAGIDAQNYDLGNMWCNDPEDMVKARYVIIWGANPAWCSVHSMKYIMEAKRRGAKILVIDPVFTQTAAKGDVFWQPKTASDGALALGMARHILDKGLVDRAFVENNAQGFEEFAAYLRENVTVEWAAEQSGIPAEEIREVAEEFAQADPATIWIGYGMQRHTNGGASVRSIDALVAMTGNVGKEGGGARYGHLQTWGFNYNAFIQKQPEGSVGFTGPAAKGEFDLTEGRQASYSDRTVNINKTAQAILDTKDPAIRMLWVSCKNPFAQDFDRPKLEKAFDTLEMVVSVEQFFTETVANSDIVLPVTTLFEEWTVNASYWHYWLSINEQAIKPLHEAKSNLEIGAALSRKMNELAPGSCTLPTEIDTREWTAKEFNQGIYDLFGINDWTDLKNGPVKAKLASSAAWHDMKFGTPSGKYEFRSDLCAEHGHKALPEFKKGRESYDKFRLLTPHTKFGIHSQFVNLDWMKEYNKEPFVYMHPKAAAGKGINDLDMVRVFNKVGEQKARVKLTDNVTEDCLLIYEAWFGKGTTFNVQNLVDDESADMGAYKAGAPGVAIHDQFADIERA; via the coding sequence ATGGCTTCCAAAAAACTGTTGAGCAGGCGTCGCTTCCTGCAAGGGGTCACGGCGGCAACCGCGGCCTCCATGCTGCCCTGTCGCCTGCTGGTGCCGGGAACGGCACAGGCGGCGGGCTTCGACCAGAACGAATTTCAGGTGTTCCGCAACGCCTGTCCCCGCAACTGCTACGACACGTGCAGCATCAAGACCTACGTCAAGGACGGGGTGATCCAGTTCATCGAGGGCGCGCCCGAGTCCACCTACACGGACGGCGGGCTGTGCGTGAAGGGATATTCCTACACCCGCCGCCCCTACAGCCCGGACCGCATCAAGTATCCCATGGTCCAGGACGGCCGCCGCACCGGCAAGTGGCGGCGCGTGTCCTGGGATGAGGCCATGGACCGCATCGCCGGGAAGATCATGGAGCTCAAGGAGCGGGACGGCAGCCTGCTCGGCTTGGGCATGACCAAATATTCCGGCAATTTCGGCATTACCAACTACGGCGTCGAGGGGCTCATGTCCTCCCTCGGCTACACCACCCGGTTCGTGGGCACCCCGTGCTGGCCCGCGGGCATCGACGCACAGAACTACGACCTGGGCAACATGTGGTGCAACGACCCGGAGGACATGGTCAAGGCCAGGTACGTCATCATCTGGGGCGCCAATCCGGCGTGGTGTTCGGTGCACTCCATGAAATACATCATGGAGGCCAAGCGGCGCGGGGCCAAGATCCTGGTCATCGACCCGGTCTTCACCCAGACCGCGGCCAAGGGCGACGTCTTCTGGCAGCCCAAGACCGCCAGCGACGGCGCGCTCGCCCTGGGCATGGCCCGGCACATCCTGGACAAGGGGCTGGTGGACCGCGCCTTCGTGGAAAACAACGCCCAGGGATTCGAGGAGTTCGCCGCCTACCTGCGGGAGAACGTCACCGTGGAATGGGCCGCCGAACAATCCGGCATCCCGGCCGAGGAAATCCGGGAAGTGGCCGAGGAATTCGCCCAGGCCGACCCGGCCACCATCTGGATCGGCTACGGCATGCAGCGCCACACCAACGGCGGCGCGTCCGTGCGCTCCATCGACGCCCTGGTGGCCATGACCGGCAACGTGGGCAAGGAAGGGGGCGGCGCACGTTACGGCCACCTCCAGACCTGGGGCTTCAACTACAACGCCTTCATCCAGAAGCAGCCCGAAGGGTCCGTGGGCTTCACCGGCCCGGCGGCCAAGGGCGAGTTCGACCTGACCGAGGGCAGGCAGGCCAGCTACTCCGACCGCACGGTGAACATCAACAAGACCGCACAGGCCATCCTGGACACCAAGGACCCTGCCATCCGCATGCTCTGGGTCTCCTGCAAGAACCCGTTCGCCCAGGACTTCGACCGGCCCAAGCTGGAAAAGGCGTTCGACACCCTGGAAATGGTCGTCTCCGTGGAGCAGTTCTTCACCGAGACCGTGGCCAACTCGGACATCGTCCTGCCGGTCACCACCCTGTTCGAGGAGTGGACCGTGAACGCCTCCTACTGGCACTACTGGCTGTCCATCAACGAGCAGGCCATCAAGCCCCTGCACGAGGCCAAGTCCAACCTGGAGATCGGGGCCGCGCTGTCCAGGAAGATGAACGAGCTGGCCCCCGGCTCCTGCACCCTGCCCACCGAGATCGACACCCGCGAGTGGACGGCCAAGGAGTTCAACCAGGGCATCTACGACCTCTTCGGCATCAACGACTGGACCGACCTCAAGAACGGCCCGGTCAAGGCCAAGCTGGCCTCCTCGGCGGCCTGGCACGACATGAAGTTCGGCACCCCGTCGGGCAAGTACGAGTTCCGCTCGGACCTGTGCGCCGAGCACGGCCACAAGGCGCTGCCGGAGTTCAAGAAGGGCCGCGAGAGTTACGACAAGTTCCGGCTGCTCACGCCCCACACCAAGTTCGGCATCCACTCCCAGTTCGTGAACCTGGACTGGATGAAGGAGTACAACAAGGAGCCCTTCGTCTACATGCACCCCAAGGCCGCCGCCGGAAAGGGCATCAACGATCTCGACATGGTCCGCGTGTTCAACAAGGTGGGCGAGCAGAAGGCCCGGGTCAAGCTGACCGACAACGTGACCGAGGACTGTTTGCTCATCTACGAGGCGTGGTTCGGGAAGGGGACGACCTTCAACGTCCAGAACCTGGTGGACGACGAGTCCGCCGACATGGGCGCGTACAAGGCCGGTGCGCCGGGCGTGGCCATCCATGACCAGTTCGCCGACATCGAAAGGGCGTAA
- a CDS encoding TorD/DmsD family molecular chaperone has protein sequence MDNTLFTEQAPALRDFFASVDAKDLREAAGRISARFGLPLDRETDWVEVEYDFNRLFVGPAAVPAPPYASAYQPEPTLMGEPALEVREAYRALGLEVPDRNATPDDHLAYELDAVAALGGAEGDPTASQVRDWFINDHMHGWIPRFAAAVREQPVVSGPIRMAVDALTAWLASARTETGIDQS, from the coding sequence ATGGACAACACCCTTTTCACCGAACAGGCGCCCGCGCTCCGGGACTTCTTCGCGTCCGTGGACGCCAAGGACCTGCGCGAGGCCGCCGGCCGGATCAGCGCCCGTTTCGGCCTTCCCCTGGACCGGGAGACCGACTGGGTGGAGGTCGAGTACGACTTCAACCGGCTGTTCGTCGGTCCGGCCGCCGTCCCGGCCCCGCCCTATGCCTCGGCCTACCAGCCGGAACCGACCCTGATGGGCGAACCCGCCTTGGAGGTCCGGGAAGCGTACCGCGCCCTGGGACTGGAGGTCCCGGACCGCAACGCCACGCCCGACGACCACCTGGCGTACGAGCTGGACGCCGTGGCCGCCCTGGGCGGCGCGGAGGGCGACCCAACGGCTTCACAGGTCCGGGACTGGTTCATCAACGACCACATGCATGGCTGGATTCCCCGGTTCGCGGCCGCCGTCCGCGAGCAGCCCGTTGTCAGCGGCCCGATCCGCATGGCGGTGGACGCCCTGACGGCCTGGCTCGCATCGGCAAGGACCGAAACGGGAATCGATCAATCCTAG
- a CDS encoding LuxR C-terminal-related transcriptional regulator has product MKSRSGQQKHYWGMIGAMESEEEYFLERWSVRMEQAGYLEHTTAKRADCLMALSDFLSPMRLHWNKGLTDPAFSWLIRHEDDWGGPQIESARRHRMRGITADMYLGCFKTFIHSLVDVIEIMDGSYESKVQARRHVKLYGDALEVLFVRDWTRTLPDIAARKLDEANRLLTLEKCRYENILDSTSDLILVVDSGGLVTKENKAVRAVTGKRNLVGLPVWEVLDMEGQSIGDLLKYYPVGISCETSPFDNGSVYRMQITPIGNVSMASDEYMIMLTNVTAHATQREALERVVSDRTEALRKEKEQLEEMNITLRNVLQSIDREREELLREVSAKVNNQVLPALDRIESEEDPAIRKGYVTVAKDQLARLAPGSSATDPLLLKLTHMETRVCQFIQAGYPSKEIAASLNISIETVQTHRKNIRRKLGLHGRSMSLYAHLKTQGVPL; this is encoded by the coding sequence ATGAAGAGCCGTTCCGGGCAGCAGAAACACTATTGGGGCATGATCGGGGCCATGGAGAGCGAGGAGGAATACTTCCTCGAACGCTGGTCCGTGCGCATGGAGCAGGCGGGCTATCTGGAGCACACCACGGCCAAGCGGGCCGACTGCCTGATGGCGCTGAGCGACTTCCTCTCGCCCATGCGCCTGCACTGGAACAAGGGGCTGACCGATCCCGCCTTCTCCTGGCTCATCCGGCACGAGGACGACTGGGGCGGCCCCCAGATCGAATCGGCGCGCCGCCACCGCATGCGCGGCATCACGGCGGACATGTACCTCGGCTGTTTCAAGACCTTCATCCACAGCCTGGTGGACGTCATCGAGATCATGGACGGGTCTTACGAGAGCAAAGTCCAGGCCCGGCGGCACGTCAAGCTGTACGGCGACGCCCTGGAGGTCCTCTTCGTGCGCGACTGGACCCGAACCCTGCCGGACATCGCGGCCCGCAAGCTGGACGAGGCCAACCGGCTGCTGACCCTGGAAAAGTGCCGCTACGAGAACATTCTGGATTCCACTTCGGACCTCATCCTGGTGGTGGACAGCGGCGGCCTGGTCACCAAGGAGAACAAGGCGGTGCGGGCCGTGACCGGGAAGCGGAACCTGGTCGGGCTGCCCGTCTGGGAGGTCCTGGACATGGAGGGCCAGTCCATCGGGGACCTGCTCAAGTACTATCCGGTGGGAATCTCCTGCGAGACCAGCCCGTTCGACAACGGCTCGGTCTACCGCATGCAGATCACGCCCATCGGCAACGTGAGCATGGCCAGCGACGAGTACATGATCATGCTGACCAACGTCACGGCCCACGCCACCCAGCGCGAGGCCCTGGAGCGGGTGGTGTCCGACCGGACCGAAGCGCTGCGCAAGGAAAAGGAACAGCTCGAGGAGATGAACATCACCCTGCGCAACGTCCTGCAAAGCATCGACAGGGAGCGCGAGGAGCTGCTCCGGGAGGTCTCGGCCAAGGTCAACAACCAGGTGCTCCCCGCCCTGGACCGCATCGAGAGCGAGGAGGACCCGGCCATCCGCAAGGGGTACGTCACCGTGGCCAAGGACCAGCTGGCCCGCCTGGCCCCGGGCAGCTCGGCCACCGACCCGCTGCTCCTCAAGCTGACCCACATGGAGACCCGCGTCTGCCAGTTCATCCAGGCCGGGTATCCCTCCAAGGAGATCGCGGCCAGCCTGAACATCTCCATCGAAACCGTGCAGACGCACAGGAAAAACATCCGCCGCAAGCTCGGCCTGCACGGCAGGAGCATGAGCCTCTACGCCCACCTCAAGACCCAGGGGGTCCCCCTCTGA
- a CDS encoding Lrp/AsnC family transcriptional regulator, producing the protein MKKRVNMSVKTLDEKDIGVLRLLQEDGRMANAKLAEQLAMSEASCWRRLKRLLDDGVIKGFQALLNRKALGFGVLSFVQLSCSRHSEKTTKIFENIIKASPNVLSCHNTTGDDDFLLQVVAKDMDDYSDFIEGVIRKIPGVVNIRSNISLREIKASSRLPLG; encoded by the coding sequence ATGAAAAAGCGAGTGAACATGTCGGTGAAAACACTGGATGAGAAAGATATTGGTGTTCTGCGGTTGCTGCAGGAGGACGGCAGGATGGCCAACGCCAAGCTGGCCGAACAGCTCGCCATGAGCGAAGCCTCCTGCTGGCGCAGGTTGAAACGGCTCTTGGACGACGGGGTCATAAAGGGCTTTCAGGCCCTGCTCAATCGCAAGGCGTTGGGATTCGGCGTGCTTTCCTTTGTCCAGCTGAGCTGCAGTCGGCACTCGGAAAAGACGACGAAGATCTTCGAGAACATCATCAAGGCGTCCCCGAATGTCCTTTCCTGCCACAACACCACGGGCGACGACGACTTTCTGCTGCAGGTCGTGGCCAAGGACATGGACGATTACAGCGACTTCATCGAGGGCGTCATCCGAAAGATCCCCGGCGTGGTGAACATACGCTCCAATATCTCGCTCCGAGAGATCAAGGCGTCGAGCCGGTTGCCTTTGGGATAG
- a CDS encoding zinc-dependent alcohol dehydrogenase family protein → MYYEAFGQTPVITDLPDPTPDDGGVVVKVMATGLCRSDWHGWMGHDPDIALPHVPGHELAGVVVATGRNVTRWKEGDRVTVPFVCGCGGCPQCDSGNHQVCDHQFQPGFTHWGSFAEYVAIRYADVNLVRLPESLDYATAASLGCRFVTSFRAVVDQARTSAGQWVAVHGCGGVGLSAIMIANALGANVIGIDIGEDKLKLARELGAVAVVNSTKVEDTVEAVKNISGGGAHVSIDALGNPATCFNSVANLRKRGRHVQVGLMLGEQATPQIPMSSVIANELEIYGSHGIQAHRYDAMWSMIEHGRLDPRKLVGKTVNLEQGAAALTDMDNFTATGITVIDPNI, encoded by the coding sequence ATGTACTACGAAGCCTTCGGGCAGACACCCGTCATCACCGACCTTCCCGACCCGACGCCGGATGACGGCGGGGTGGTCGTCAAGGTCATGGCCACCGGGCTGTGCCGGAGCGACTGGCATGGCTGGATGGGGCATGATCCGGATATCGCGCTCCCGCACGTGCCGGGCCATGAGCTGGCGGGCGTCGTCGTGGCGACCGGAAGGAACGTCACCCGGTGGAAGGAAGGCGACCGGGTCACCGTCCCGTTCGTCTGCGGGTGCGGAGGGTGCCCCCAGTGCGACAGCGGCAACCACCAGGTGTGCGACCATCAGTTTCAGCCCGGCTTCACCCACTGGGGCTCTTTCGCCGAGTATGTGGCGATCCGATACGCGGACGTGAACCTGGTGCGGCTGCCGGAGTCCCTGGATTACGCGACCGCCGCGAGCCTCGGCTGCCGGTTCGTGACCTCGTTTCGGGCCGTGGTCGATCAGGCCCGGACCTCCGCCGGACAGTGGGTCGCGGTGCACGGCTGCGGCGGTGTCGGGCTGTCGGCCATCATGATCGCCAACGCCCTGGGAGCCAACGTCATCGGCATCGATATCGGTGAAGACAAGCTGAAGCTCGCCCGGGAACTCGGCGCGGTCGCGGTCGTCAACAGCACCAAGGTGGAAGACACGGTCGAGGCCGTGAAGAATATCTCCGGCGGCGGCGCGCATGTGTCCATTGACGCCCTGGGGAATCCGGCCACCTGTTTCAACTCCGTCGCGAACCTGCGCAAACGGGGCAGGCACGTGCAGGTTGGGCTCATGCTCGGGGAGCAGGCCACTCCGCAAATCCCCATGTCCAGCGTCATCGCCAACGAACTGGAGATATACGGCAGCCACGGCATCCAGGCCCATCGGTACGATGCCATGTGGAGCATGATCGAGCACGGCAGGCTGGACCCGAGGAAGCTGGTCGGAAAGACCGTCAACCTGGAGCAGGGCGCGGCGGCGCTCACGGATATGGACAATTTCACGGCAACGGGCATCACCGTCATCGATCCCAACATCTGA
- a CDS encoding linear amide C-N hydrolase: MLVIATVMLATPSAQACTGITLKAEDGSVVRGRTGEFGTPLDIRLIVIPKGLPLDGGAVNGARAKTWTSKHAVAGVNALGGSYALDGLNDAGLSVGAFYFPDYAEYSEVSGADDGNVVSPLYFVNYALTQFATVDEVRKAVGDIKVAGAKEKEWGGMVPPFHWVVSDRSGASIVIEPVGGELVVHDNPLGVITNSPTFDWHMTNIRNFIYLNPLNVPPVKLNKVEFKSLGQGSGLAGMPGDFTPPSRFVRAVVFSQSVFPLATGHDAVLQTFHILNQFDIPRGAAAGMVGGKREADITQATVAADLKSLKYYVTNYSSRRIKMIDLNRIDPDRREIIQIDLPKRETIDDLTPIKE, from the coding sequence TTGCTTGTTATTGCGACCGTCATGCTGGCGACGCCCTCGGCGCAGGCCTGCACCGGCATAACCCTGAAAGCGGAGGACGGGAGCGTCGTCAGGGGCCGCACCGGTGAATTCGGCACCCCGCTCGACATACGGCTCATCGTCATTCCCAAGGGGCTCCCGCTGGACGGCGGGGCCGTCAACGGCGCTCGGGCCAAGACCTGGACATCCAAGCATGCCGTGGCGGGCGTCAACGCCCTTGGCGGGTCCTACGCGCTTGACGGCCTCAATGATGCGGGCCTGTCGGTCGGTGCCTTCTACTTCCCCGACTATGCCGAATATTCAGAAGTTTCCGGTGCGGATGACGGGAACGTGGTCAGCCCCCTGTACTTCGTGAATTACGCCCTCACCCAGTTCGCCACCGTGGACGAAGTGCGCAAGGCGGTCGGCGACATCAAGGTCGCGGGCGCAAAGGAGAAGGAGTGGGGCGGAATGGTGCCGCCCTTTCACTGGGTCGTCTCGGACAGGTCCGGTGCATCGATCGTCATCGAACCCGTCGGCGGCGAGCTGGTCGTTCACGACAATCCCCTGGGCGTGATAACCAACTCGCCGACGTTCGACTGGCACATGACCAATATCCGCAACTTCATTTACCTGAACCCGCTCAACGTGCCGCCTGTGAAGCTGAACAAGGTCGAGTTCAAATCGCTGGGCCAGGGTTCGGGGCTTGCCGGCATGCCCGGCGACTTTACGCCCCCCTCGCGGTTTGTCCGGGCGGTCGTCTTCTCGCAGTCGGTGTTTCCCCTGGCGACCGGCCATGACGCCGTGTTGCAGACCTTCCACATCCTGAACCAGTTCGACATCCCCCGTGGCGCGGCCGCGGGAATGGTCGGGGGCAAGCGGGAGGCGGACATCACCCAGGCCACCGTGGCTGCTGACCTCAAGAGCCTCAAATACTATGTCACCAATTACAGCAGCCGCCGGATCAAGATGATCGACCTCAACCGCATCGATCCCGACCGCCGCGAGATCATCCAGATCGACCTTCCGAAGCGGGAAACCATCGATGATCTGACCCCGATCAAGGAATAG
- a CDS encoding TRAP transporter substrate-binding protein, producing MRALLACLILAVVCFIQSPADAQPPKYLIEFGHDLNDDSPQNQAITWLKSTLERQSHREIEVEIYSAQKLGTGPEMVEKLRNNTIQMVAVHTSNLQSLQPGMQVLDLPYLFPDRMKLLAKLNGPLGEALYSPLKAKGIIGLAFWDGGVKVITCGKTIQRPTDLKGVKIGIMPSQVIREQYLAVGANPVPIDQQGLYTALQRGELDGVETSPMNIASMRIHEVQHFVTPTNHAWLGYAVMVGKEFYDSLPPEYQELLKKTVSEATRQQWSEAAAQEGRGREKVTTLFQIYTPLTAAQTAEFRDAFAPAYDWFVKNVEDGRKYLDLAKD from the coding sequence ATGCGCGCATTGTTAGCTTGCCTCATTTTGGCCGTTGTCTGCTTCATCCAGTCCCCCGCCGATGCGCAGCCCCCAAAATATCTGATCGAGTTCGGACACGACCTCAATGACGACAGCCCGCAGAACCAGGCGATCACTTGGCTCAAATCAACCCTTGAAAGGCAGAGCCACCGCGAGATCGAGGTCGAAATCTACTCCGCCCAAAAGCTCGGCACCGGCCCCGAGATGGTCGAGAAGCTCCGGAACAACACCATCCAGATGGTGGCCGTACATACCTCAAACCTCCAATCCCTCCAGCCGGGCATGCAGGTCCTCGATCTGCCGTACCTGTTCCCCGACCGCATGAAGCTTCTTGCCAAACTCAACGGCCCTCTGGGCGAGGCCCTCTATAGTCCCTTGAAGGCAAAGGGCATCATCGGCCTGGCCTTCTGGGACGGCGGCGTCAAGGTAATCACCTGCGGCAAGACGATCCAAAGACCGACCGACCTCAAGGGCGTGAAGATCGGCATCATGCCGTCGCAGGTCATACGCGAGCAATACCTGGCAGTCGGCGCCAACCCTGTCCCCATCGACCAGCAGGGATTGTATACCGCGTTGCAGCGCGGGGAGCTGGACGGCGTGGAGACCTCGCCCATGAACATCGCAAGCATGCGTATCCACGAGGTGCAGCACTTCGTCACACCGACCAATCACGCCTGGCTCGGCTACGCGGTCATGGTCGGCAAGGAATTCTACGATTCCCTGCCGCCGGAATATCAGGAGCTGCTGAAGAAGACCGTCTCGGAGGCCACCCGGCAGCAATGGAGCGAAGCCGCCGCGCAGGAGGGCCGGGGGCGGGAAAAAGTCACGACTCTTTTCCAGATATACACCCCGCTGACTGCCGCTCAGACCGCTGAGTTCAGGGACGCCTTTGCCCCGGCTTACGACTGGTTCGTCAAGAACGTCGAGGACGGCCGGAAGTATCTCGACCTCGCCAAGGACTGA